A window of Parambassis ranga chromosome 10, fParRan2.1, whole genome shotgun sequence contains these coding sequences:
- the znf518b gene encoding zinc finger protein 518B, which yields MKPVSYQCIPSSVNGGHPTVALDRVVTTSNVMCCEKCGFASTDAAVFGKHMMEHTGMRFYCFYCNNVSFSEAELNEHLKQHTSKYPFKCPHCGQGYMRRLCLVKHIDRLHSKNVNQGPAKPGMTKHPQVPVSSALTSVPTADPPSYRPFVRVTLPTPGAPAVRLGKDEQRAKTLDTNVSSTTNGNAQLVAPMNGLIQHNRALTVSLPEEVTLPAGCLVELVEVKTVNGTKELKLRLVSQQENESVIKDSRTVVSQNTVLGKPLSSTVNHPNTARSMSTGTCTLNRKQCETNAADRPAVLPVSISNNPQNLLRKETIGLKRTSQEIINLECNKVIPVKIPKNNLNSGREGSSGIRVTPPLPGNHNAAPMTVISNRGTSRLSAPLHPDSMGSSVSQRMVDERKNLIPEHSKSIPPRRVSETKNSPCDLSVAVKLEPEANCHKTSITPKTVSLTHQSVKTASPSLNVPIAAPLQGRAPATLASKDNTANHSFSQSRTLNKSKYPGPKIPFLYNHTNSKVPTWAQECKPTEGVKEADVSEPESFPVISSVFSLSQQTEDVQGSIQPLVMALRGIVMDKSKSSGSAGQDHIKIINSAEQVDKPPTSGHCAEVATQNGSFTHELLLTDKTSQSLKVEEVDTGIQPPSAPIHEHIHIKEEKSNPTPTDNNKCSPTPASKPSAEKESNQISPVEITEAADTLQQVAKSELDVPLKFPTVSLKRVQVGVWKKSKKGLKLRISKYKPPAVLCSVTDCTVIYLMPLKVDQPVKRPGPNQPVVVLNHPKPRISVQGTGAVSFSDTGASEVVPKCQILKMRLSKVMGQKYEVMGCTVRVFP from the coding sequence ATGAAGCCTGTCAGCTATCAATGCATACCATCTTCTGTGAATGGTGGGCATCCGACTGTGGCATTGGATCGTGTAGTTACCACTTCAAACGTGATGTGTTGTGAGAAATGTGGCTTCGCTTCTACGGATGCTGCTGTGTTCGGGAAGCACATGATGGAGCATACAGGAATGCGGTTCTACTGTTTTTACTGCAACAATGTCTCCTTCAGTGAGGCAGAATTAAATGAGCACCTGAAGCAACACACTTCAAAGTATCCATTCAAATGTCCTCACTGTGGACAGGGTTATATGAGGAGGCTGTGCCTTGTGAAGCACATTGACCGCCTGCATAGTAAAAACGTAAACCAAGGACCCGCTAAACCTGGCATGACAAAACATCCTCAGGTCCCGGTCTCCAGTGCCTTAACAAGCGTCCCCACTGCTGATCCACCGTCATATCGACCATTTGTGCGGGTGACATTACCGACCCCAGGtgcacctgctgtcagacttgGGAAAGATGAACAGAGAGCAAAAACACTGGACACAAATGTCTCGAGTACCACCAATGGTAATGCACAACTTGTGGCTCCTATGAATGGTCTCATCCAGCACAACAGAGCTCTAACGGTTTCACTGCCAGAGGAAGTGAcacttcctgctggctgcttgGTTGAACTTGTAGAGGTAAAAACTGTCAACGGGACAAAGGAGCTAAAGTTGAGGCTCGTCTCTCAACAGGAGAATGAGTCAGTAATAAAGGACTCGAGGACTGTCGTTTCTCAAAACACTGTACTTGGAAAGCCATTATCATCCACAGTAAATCATCCAAACACAGCAAGGTCTATGAGTACAGGCACGTGCACACTTAACaggaaacagtgtgaaacaaaTGCAGCGGATCGCCCTGCTGTCTTGCCGGTCAGTATTTCCAACAACCCCCAAAATCTACTGCGCAAAGAAACGATTGGATTGAAACGAACATCACAAGAAATAATCAACCTGGAGTGTAACAAAGTCATTCCAGTCAAGATTCCCAAAAACAACCTTAAttcaggaagagaaggaagtaGTGGGATAAGAGTTACACCACCACTACCTGGGAACCATAATGCTGCTCCTATGACGGTTATTTCCAACAGAGGTACCAGCAGGTTGAGTGCTCCCCTACATCCAGACAGCATGGGATCAAGTGTTTCTCAGAGAATGGTGGATGAGAGAAAGAATTTAATTCCTGAGCATTCCAAAAGTATCCCACCCAGGAGGGTCAGTGAGACAAAAAACAGTCCCTGCGACCTGTCAGTGGCTGTGAAGCTGGAACCTGAAGCAAACTGCCACAAGACCAGCATCACTCCAAAAACAGTGTCCCTTACCCATCAGAGTGTGAAAACAGCTTCTCCCTCCTTGAATGTTCCCATAGCTGCACCTCTCCAGGGGAGAGCTCCAGCAACTTTAGCTAGTAAGGATAATACTGCAAACCACTCTTTTTCACAATCCAGGACCCTAAACAAGTCTAAATACCCTGGACCTAAAATACCATTCCTTTATAATCACACAAATTCAAAAGTCCCCACTTGGGCGCAGGAATGCAAACCTACTGAGGGGGTAAAAGAGGCAGATGTGTCAGAACCTGAAAGCTTCCCTGTCATCTCCTCTGTATTCTCATTAAGCCAACAGACAGAGGATGTCCAAGGGTCCATTCAGCCACTGGTTATGGCTTTGCGGGGCATAGTGATGGACAAAAGTAAAAGCTCTGGCAGTGCAGGTCAAGATCACATTAAGATAATAAACAGTGCAGAGCAAGTCGACAAGCCTCCAACATCAGGGCACTGTGCTGAGGTGGCCACACAAAATGGCTCCTTCACTCATGAACTCTTATTGACAGACAAGACAAGTCAGTCTTTAAAAGTAGAAGAGGTTGATACAGGTATTCAGCCCCCTTCTGCACCGATCCATGAGCATATCCATATTAAGGAGGAAAAAAGTAACCCTACACCAACAGACAATAATAAATGCAGTCCCACACCAGCATCGAAACCTTCAGCAGAAAAAGAATCTAATCAAATCTCACCTGTAGAGATAACTGAAGCTGCAGACACTCTGCAGCAAGTGGCCAAAAGTGAGCTGGATGTCCCCCTAAAGTTCCCGACCGTGTCTCTGAAAAGAGTGCAAGTaggtgtgtggaaaaaaagcaaGAAGGGCCTGAAACTTAGAATATCTAAATATAAACCTCCAGCAGTGCTGTGCAGTGTGACTGATTGCACTGTTATTTACCTGATGCCGCTGAAGGTGGACCAACCGGTGAAGCGACCAGGTCCGAACCAGCCGGTGGTTGTGCTCAATCATCCAAAGCCCCGCATCTCTGTACAGGGAACAGGAGCAGTCAGTTTTTCTGACACAGGAGCCTCTGAAGTGGTTCCAAAGTGCCAAATTTTAAAAATGAGACTAAGCAAAGTGATGGGACAGAAGTATGAGGTGATGGGATGCACGGTTAGAGTCTTTCCATAA
- the gsr gene encoding glutathione reductase, mitochondrial isoform X2 codes for MPLTRICRLLSTMSVSLPLPRHAVLRRSMASDSSAGGETTRFDFLVIGGGSGGLAGARRAAELGASTAVIESHKLGGTCVNVGCVPKKVMWNAAVHAEYLHDHNDYGFDVGNVRFSWEMLKAKRDTYVSHLNRIYRNNLDKAKIHIIQGHARFTSDPEPTVEVDGRKYTAPHILIATGGQPSVLSESEVPGASLGITSDGFFELETLPKRSVVVGAGYIAVEMAGILSTLGSQTSLIIRQTGVLRNFDTFISANCTKELQNTGVDMWKNSQVKSVSKTERGLEVTVVTKDPEKKNDEERIGTIQEVDCLLWAIGRQPNTYGLNTGEMGLDTDDRGHIIVDEFQNTSRSGIYAVGDVCGKALLTPVAIAAGRKLAHRLFEGKKDSKLDYSCIPTVVFSHPPIGTVGLTEEEAIKSRGKENVKVYKTSFTPMYHAITSRKSQCIMKLVCVGKEEKVVGLHMQGLGCDEMLQGFAVAIKMGATKADFDKTVAIHPTSSEEFVTMR; via the exons atgcCGCTCACGAGGATCTGCAGACTTCTTTCCACTATGTCAGTTTCACTGCCACTACCAAG ACACGCAGTTTTACGCCGCAGCATGGCTTCAGACTCGTCAGCAGGAGGGGAGACAACCCGGTTCGACTTTCTGGTGATCGGCGGCGGGTCTGGCGGTCTGGCCGGGGCTCGGCGGGCGGCGGAGCTCGGAGCGTCTACCGCCGTGATCGAGAGTCACAAACTCGGAGGTACCTGC GTCAATGTTGGCTGCGTCCCTAAGAAG GTTATGTGGAATGCAGCAGTTCACGCTGAATATCTGCATGATCACAATGATTATGGCTTTGACGTTGGAAATGTTCGTTTCAGTTGGGA aatGCTTAAGGCCAAAAGGGATACATATGTTAGTCACCTCAATCGCATTTATCGCAACAATCTTGACAAG GCTAAAATCCACATCATTCAAGGTCATGCCCGGTTCACAAGTGATCCTGAACCCACTGTGGAGGTCGATGGAAGAAAGTACACTGCTCCTCATATCCTCATTGCCACTGGAGGGCAGCCCTCTGTTTTGAGTGAGTCTGAAGTTCCAG GAGCAAGTCTGGGCATTACCAGTGATGGTTTTTTTGAACTTGAAACCCTGCCAAA GCGCAGTGTGGTTGTGGGTGCTGGTTATATTGCGGTGGAGATGGCAGGCATTTTGTCCACCCTGGGCTCTCAAACATCCCTTATAATTAGACAGACCGGA GTTTTGAGGAATTTTGACACCTTTATAAGTGCAAACTGTACCAAAGAGCTGCAAAACACTGGTGTGGATATGTGGAAGAACTCTCAGGTGAAGTCTGTGAGTAAAACAGAGCGGGGCCTGGAGGTGACAGTCGTCACCAAAGACCCAGAGAAGAAGAACGACGAGGAGAGGATCGGTACCATCCAGGAAGTGGACTGCCTTCTCTGGGCAATTGGCCGACAGCCAAACACATATGGACTGAACACCGGCGAGATG GGTCTGGATACAGATGACAGAGGACATATCATTGTGGATGAGTTCCAGAACACCAGTCGGTCGGGGATTTATGCTGTAGGGGATGTTTGTGGCAAGGCTCTTCTCACACCTG TTGCCATTGCTGCAGGCAGGAAGCTGGCACACAGACTGTTTGAGGGCAAGAAAGACTCCAAGCTGGACTACTCCTGCATTCCCACAGTGGTGTTCAGCCACCCACCCATCGGTACCGTGGGCCTCACAGAGG AGGAGGCTATTAAATCAAGAGGAAAGGAGAATGTGAAGGTCTACAAGACGTCTTTCACTCCAATGTATCACGCAATCACAAGCAGGAAGAGCCAGTGCATCATGAAGCTGGTGTGTGTGGGCAAGGAGGAGAAG GTGGTGGGCCTGCACATGCAGGGCCTTGGCTGCGATGAGATGCTGCAGGGATTTGCTGTGGCCATCAAAATGGGCGCCACTAAAGCAGACTTTGACAAGACTGTTGCCATTCACCCCACCTCATCCGAGGAGTTTGTCACAATGCGTTAA
- the gsr gene encoding glutathione reductase, mitochondrial isoform X1, producing MAILIQLTWTQAPCWFVRRKQLFSSFRRHAVLRRSMASDSSAGGETTRFDFLVIGGGSGGLAGARRAAELGASTAVIESHKLGGTCVNVGCVPKKVMWNAAVHAEYLHDHNDYGFDVGNVRFSWEMLKAKRDTYVSHLNRIYRNNLDKAKIHIIQGHARFTSDPEPTVEVDGRKYTAPHILIATGGQPSVLSESEVPGASLGITSDGFFELETLPKRSVVVGAGYIAVEMAGILSTLGSQTSLIIRQTGVLRNFDTFISANCTKELQNTGVDMWKNSQVKSVSKTERGLEVTVVTKDPEKKNDEERIGTIQEVDCLLWAIGRQPNTYGLNTGEMGLDTDDRGHIIVDEFQNTSRSGIYAVGDVCGKALLTPVAIAAGRKLAHRLFEGKKDSKLDYSCIPTVVFSHPPIGTVGLTEEEAIKSRGKENVKVYKTSFTPMYHAITSRKSQCIMKLVCVGKEEKVVGLHMQGLGCDEMLQGFAVAIKMGATKADFDKTVAIHPTSSEEFVTMR from the exons ATGGCAATATTAATCCAGCTAACCTGGACACAAGCTCCCTGCTGGTTTGTCCGCAGAAAGCAACTTTTCTCGTCTTTTCGCAGACACGCAGTTTTACGCCGCAGCATGGCTTCAGACTCGTCAGCAGGAGGGGAGACAACCCGGTTCGACTTTCTGGTGATCGGCGGCGGGTCTGGCGGTCTGGCCGGGGCTCGGCGGGCGGCGGAGCTCGGAGCGTCTACCGCCGTGATCGAGAGTCACAAACTCGGAGGTACCTGC GTCAATGTTGGCTGCGTCCCTAAGAAG GTTATGTGGAATGCAGCAGTTCACGCTGAATATCTGCATGATCACAATGATTATGGCTTTGACGTTGGAAATGTTCGTTTCAGTTGGGA aatGCTTAAGGCCAAAAGGGATACATATGTTAGTCACCTCAATCGCATTTATCGCAACAATCTTGACAAG GCTAAAATCCACATCATTCAAGGTCATGCCCGGTTCACAAGTGATCCTGAACCCACTGTGGAGGTCGATGGAAGAAAGTACACTGCTCCTCATATCCTCATTGCCACTGGAGGGCAGCCCTCTGTTTTGAGTGAGTCTGAAGTTCCAG GAGCAAGTCTGGGCATTACCAGTGATGGTTTTTTTGAACTTGAAACCCTGCCAAA GCGCAGTGTGGTTGTGGGTGCTGGTTATATTGCGGTGGAGATGGCAGGCATTTTGTCCACCCTGGGCTCTCAAACATCCCTTATAATTAGACAGACCGGA GTTTTGAGGAATTTTGACACCTTTATAAGTGCAAACTGTACCAAAGAGCTGCAAAACACTGGTGTGGATATGTGGAAGAACTCTCAGGTGAAGTCTGTGAGTAAAACAGAGCGGGGCCTGGAGGTGACAGTCGTCACCAAAGACCCAGAGAAGAAGAACGACGAGGAGAGGATCGGTACCATCCAGGAAGTGGACTGCCTTCTCTGGGCAATTGGCCGACAGCCAAACACATATGGACTGAACACCGGCGAGATG GGTCTGGATACAGATGACAGAGGACATATCATTGTGGATGAGTTCCAGAACACCAGTCGGTCGGGGATTTATGCTGTAGGGGATGTTTGTGGCAAGGCTCTTCTCACACCTG TTGCCATTGCTGCAGGCAGGAAGCTGGCACACAGACTGTTTGAGGGCAAGAAAGACTCCAAGCTGGACTACTCCTGCATTCCCACAGTGGTGTTCAGCCACCCACCCATCGGTACCGTGGGCCTCACAGAGG AGGAGGCTATTAAATCAAGAGGAAAGGAGAATGTGAAGGTCTACAAGACGTCTTTCACTCCAATGTATCACGCAATCACAAGCAGGAAGAGCCAGTGCATCATGAAGCTGGTGTGTGTGGGCAAGGAGGAGAAG GTGGTGGGCCTGCACATGCAGGGCCTTGGCTGCGATGAGATGCTGCAGGGATTTGCTGTGGCCATCAAAATGGGCGCCACTAAAGCAGACTTTGACAAGACTGTTGCCATTCACCCCACCTCATCCGAGGAGTTTGTCACAATGCGTTAA
- the gsr gene encoding glutathione reductase, mitochondrial isoform X3, producing the protein MWNAAVHAEYLHDHNDYGFDVGNVRFSWEMLKAKRDTYVSHLNRIYRNNLDKAKIHIIQGHARFTSDPEPTVEVDGRKYTAPHILIATGGQPSVLSESEVPGASLGITSDGFFELETLPKRSVVVGAGYIAVEMAGILSTLGSQTSLIIRQTGVLRNFDTFISANCTKELQNTGVDMWKNSQVKSVSKTERGLEVTVVTKDPEKKNDEERIGTIQEVDCLLWAIGRQPNTYGLNTGEMGLDTDDRGHIIVDEFQNTSRSGIYAVGDVCGKALLTPVAIAAGRKLAHRLFEGKKDSKLDYSCIPTVVFSHPPIGTVGLTEEEAIKSRGKENVKVYKTSFTPMYHAITSRKSQCIMKLVCVGKEEKVVGLHMQGLGCDEMLQGFAVAIKMGATKADFDKTVAIHPTSSEEFVTMR; encoded by the exons ATGTGGAATGCAGCAGTTCACGCTGAATATCTGCATGATCACAATGATTATGGCTTTGACGTTGGAAATGTTCGTTTCAGTTGGGA aatGCTTAAGGCCAAAAGGGATACATATGTTAGTCACCTCAATCGCATTTATCGCAACAATCTTGACAAG GCTAAAATCCACATCATTCAAGGTCATGCCCGGTTCACAAGTGATCCTGAACCCACTGTGGAGGTCGATGGAAGAAAGTACACTGCTCCTCATATCCTCATTGCCACTGGAGGGCAGCCCTCTGTTTTGAGTGAGTCTGAAGTTCCAG GAGCAAGTCTGGGCATTACCAGTGATGGTTTTTTTGAACTTGAAACCCTGCCAAA GCGCAGTGTGGTTGTGGGTGCTGGTTATATTGCGGTGGAGATGGCAGGCATTTTGTCCACCCTGGGCTCTCAAACATCCCTTATAATTAGACAGACCGGA GTTTTGAGGAATTTTGACACCTTTATAAGTGCAAACTGTACCAAAGAGCTGCAAAACACTGGTGTGGATATGTGGAAGAACTCTCAGGTGAAGTCTGTGAGTAAAACAGAGCGGGGCCTGGAGGTGACAGTCGTCACCAAAGACCCAGAGAAGAAGAACGACGAGGAGAGGATCGGTACCATCCAGGAAGTGGACTGCCTTCTCTGGGCAATTGGCCGACAGCCAAACACATATGGACTGAACACCGGCGAGATG GGTCTGGATACAGATGACAGAGGACATATCATTGTGGATGAGTTCCAGAACACCAGTCGGTCGGGGATTTATGCTGTAGGGGATGTTTGTGGCAAGGCTCTTCTCACACCTG TTGCCATTGCTGCAGGCAGGAAGCTGGCACACAGACTGTTTGAGGGCAAGAAAGACTCCAAGCTGGACTACTCCTGCATTCCCACAGTGGTGTTCAGCCACCCACCCATCGGTACCGTGGGCCTCACAGAGG AGGAGGCTATTAAATCAAGAGGAAAGGAGAATGTGAAGGTCTACAAGACGTCTTTCACTCCAATGTATCACGCAATCACAAGCAGGAAGAGCCAGTGCATCATGAAGCTGGTGTGTGTGGGCAAGGAGGAGAAG GTGGTGGGCCTGCACATGCAGGGCCTTGGCTGCGATGAGATGCTGCAGGGATTTGCTGTGGCCATCAAAATGGGCGCCACTAAAGCAGACTTTGACAAGACTGTTGCCATTCACCCCACCTCATCCGAGGAGTTTGTCACAATGCGTTAA